The proteins below are encoded in one region of Aquisphaera giovannonii:
- the lepB gene encoding signal peptidase I yields MGRTASALQPGTAPKSKGKTEEERPGDGFREIAEAVVVAFVAALVARGFEAQAFVIPTGSMAPTLLGRHKELTCPQCGFVYTINASDEVESRGHPRRVDSGVCVNCRYQTRGLTSSPSFKGDRILVSMFPYDLPFLPGASPPERWDVVVFRYPEEPEVSYIKRLVGLPGETIRIRHGDVYVRPPGGQGFSLARKPLEHQSSMQITVYDDRYRPKALEGLDAWRRWRPAAADAWKEDASAPATFRSAAATAEWAELRYRHLAPDPEQWESLEQNEAPLRGPRSSLITDFYSYNTNLSSGDSDLVQPHGEDAERAWLQPHWVGDLTLQADVQADAAAGEVRLELIKGGVTHRATIDVATGRARLDRGDAALKEFATALRGPGSHHVELANVDDRLTLLVDGRAPAEEGEGAEYDRGDDNPVPTAMDLSPAAVAIRGGTFRVSNLVLKRDIYYTQYPGRHDYGSTVFEDRTPRNAAELLDVLADPARFPGFGKGRSHDYQLGDDRYMMLGDNSPRSKDSRGWDSSDTWDTSNRQSWEVPRNLVTGKAFFVYWPHGVPFGPTVGVMGGDTRLPFRPYFERMRWIR; encoded by the coding sequence ATGGGACGGACCGCCTCCGCCTTGCAGCCAGGGACCGCCCCGAAGTCGAAGGGCAAGACCGAGGAAGAGAGGCCGGGAGACGGCTTCCGGGAGATCGCCGAGGCGGTCGTGGTCGCCTTCGTGGCGGCGCTCGTCGCGCGCGGCTTCGAGGCCCAGGCCTTCGTCATCCCGACCGGCTCCATGGCCCCCACGCTGCTGGGGCGGCACAAGGAGCTGACCTGCCCCCAGTGCGGCTTCGTCTACACGATCAACGCCTCCGACGAGGTGGAGTCGCGCGGCCATCCCCGCCGGGTGGATTCCGGGGTCTGCGTCAACTGCCGCTACCAAACCCGCGGGCTCACCTCCTCCCCGAGCTTCAAGGGCGACCGGATCCTGGTCTCGATGTTCCCCTACGACCTGCCCTTCCTCCCCGGGGCCTCGCCCCCGGAGCGGTGGGACGTGGTCGTCTTCCGCTACCCGGAGGAGCCCGAGGTCAGCTACATCAAGCGGCTGGTCGGGCTCCCCGGCGAGACCATCCGGATCCGCCACGGCGACGTCTACGTCCGCCCCCCCGGCGGGCAGGGCTTCTCCCTGGCCCGGAAGCCGCTCGAGCACCAGTCCTCCATGCAGATCACCGTCTACGACGACCGGTATCGGCCCAAGGCGCTGGAGGGGCTCGACGCCTGGCGGCGGTGGCGGCCCGCCGCGGCCGACGCCTGGAAGGAGGACGCGTCCGCCCCGGCGACCTTCCGCTCGGCCGCCGCGACGGCCGAATGGGCCGAGCTCCGCTACCGGCATCTCGCGCCCGATCCCGAGCAGTGGGAGTCGCTGGAGCAGAACGAGGCGCCCCTCCGCGGCCCGCGGAGCAGCCTGATCACGGACTTCTACTCCTACAACACGAACCTGTCGTCGGGCGATTCGGACCTGGTCCAGCCGCACGGCGAGGACGCGGAACGCGCCTGGCTCCAGCCTCACTGGGTCGGCGACCTGACGCTCCAGGCCGACGTCCAGGCGGACGCGGCCGCGGGCGAGGTCCGGCTGGAGTTGATCAAGGGCGGCGTGACCCATCGTGCCACGATCGATGTGGCGACGGGCCGGGCGCGGCTGGACCGCGGCGACGCGGCCCTGAAGGAGTTCGCCACGGCCCTCCGGGGGCCGGGCAGCCATCACGTCGAGCTCGCCAACGTCGACGACCGGCTCACCCTGCTCGTCGACGGCCGGGCGCCGGCCGAGGAGGGCGAAGGTGCGGAGTACGACCGCGGCGACGACAACCCCGTCCCCACGGCCATGGACCTCTCGCCGGCCGCGGTGGCGATCCGCGGCGGGACCTTCCGCGTGAGCAACCTTGTCCTGAAACGCGATATCTACTATACCCAGTACCCGGGCCGGCACGACTACGGGTCGACCGTCTTCGAGGACCGTACCCCGCGGAACGCCGCGGAGCTGCTCGACGTGCTCGCCGACCCGGCCCGCTTCCCCGGCTTCGGCAAGGGCCGATCGCACGACTATCAGCTCGGCGACGATCGCTACATGATGCTCGGCGACAACAGCCCGCGGAGCAAGGACAGCCGGGGCTGGGATTCGAGCGACACGTGGGACACGTCCAATCGCCAATCGTGGGAGGTCCCCCGCAACCTGGTGACCGGGAAGGCGTTCTTCGTCTACTGGCCGCACGGCGTCCCCTTCGGGCCGACCGTCGGAGTGATGGGGGGCGACACGAGGCTGCCTTTCCGGCCCTACTTCGAACGGATGCGGTGGATCCGCTGA
- the lepB gene encoding signal peptidase I: MTQPGPQTGNRWRENPASGVVRQTMDLIVMLCLGVLLFRTFSAEAYVVPTGSMAPTLLGHHRELICPNCRYTFVIGLDEEGRQPRAVCPNCGKDGLERLDAVECNGDRVLVQKFLFDFRAPRRWEVAVFHFPGDPSQAYVKRVVGLPGESVQVRDGDVYVDGRIARKTPEELQAMQILVHDCRYVPDDSDRYPRWDFLRGWPRRPLPTGWRRDGTGFVHDPIARIPGAYEPEDWLQYHHWDPVLGRYGPIRDHYPYNGGDLAADNVIADLAVEAVMEVGADVESLSIRLRSGGDRFVVRIPVNGRGADRPSLQVARNGRRVAVRPLLDPFEVVDSGPWPRAIRLEASAVDHRLRVAIDGRPLFEPIDYDDPASGPPPDESPFGLGVRGGSVAVRDLKIFRDVYYTSTLGGIPRHPHGVSEPCRLGPDEFFVLGDNSPVSSDSRFWGGSPVVPRSMFLGKPFLVHLPGQVVALEVFGRSVYWVPDPRRIRYIH; encoded by the coding sequence ATGACCCAACCTGGCCCGCAGACCGGGAATCGCTGGCGAGAGAACCCGGCGTCGGGTGTGGTCCGGCAGACCATGGACCTGATCGTCATGCTCTGCCTGGGGGTGCTGCTGTTCCGCACGTTCTCCGCGGAGGCCTACGTGGTGCCGACCGGCTCCATGGCCCCCACGCTGCTGGGCCATCATCGCGAGCTCATCTGCCCGAACTGCCGCTACACCTTCGTGATCGGCCTCGATGAGGAGGGCCGCCAGCCGCGCGCGGTCTGCCCCAACTGCGGCAAGGATGGGCTCGAGAGGCTGGACGCCGTGGAGTGCAACGGCGACCGGGTGCTCGTGCAGAAGTTCCTGTTCGACTTCCGGGCGCCCCGGCGCTGGGAGGTCGCCGTGTTCCACTTCCCCGGGGACCCCTCCCAGGCGTACGTCAAGCGGGTGGTGGGCCTGCCCGGCGAGTCGGTGCAGGTCCGCGACGGCGACGTCTACGTCGACGGCCGGATCGCCCGCAAGACGCCCGAGGAATTGCAGGCCATGCAGATCCTCGTGCACGACTGCCGGTACGTCCCGGACGATTCGGACCGATATCCGCGATGGGACTTCCTGAGGGGCTGGCCCAGGCGGCCCCTGCCGACGGGCTGGCGGCGGGACGGCACGGGCTTCGTGCACGACCCGATCGCCCGGATCCCCGGCGCCTACGAGCCGGAGGACTGGCTGCAATACCACCACTGGGACCCGGTCCTGGGCCGCTACGGGCCGATCCGCGACCACTATCCGTACAACGGCGGGGACCTCGCGGCGGATAACGTCATCGCCGACCTGGCGGTCGAGGCCGTGATGGAGGTCGGAGCGGACGTCGAGTCGCTCTCGATCCGGCTCCGCTCCGGGGGGGATCGGTTCGTGGTCCGCATACCGGTCAACGGCCGGGGCGCGGACAGGCCCTCGCTCCAGGTGGCCCGGAACGGCCGGAGGGTTGCAGTCCGTCCGCTGCTCGACCCCTTCGAGGTCGTGGATTCGGGGCCGTGGCCGAGGGCGATCCGGCTGGAGGCCTCGGCGGTGGACCACCGGCTGCGGGTGGCGATCGACGGCCGGCCGCTCTTCGAGCCGATCGATTACGACGACCCGGCGTCGGGCCCCCCCCCGGACGAATCCCCGTTCGGCCTGGGCGTGCGGGGCGGCTCGGTCGCGGTGCGCGACCTGAAGATCTTCCGGGACGTCTACTACACGAGCACGCTGGGGGGGATCCCCCGCCATCCCCACGGCGTGTCCGAGCCCTGCAGGCTGGGGCCCGACGAGTTCTTCGTGCTGGGCGACAACAGCCCGGTCTCGAGCGATTCCCGGTTCTGGGGGGGGAGCCCGGTGGTGCCCCGGTCGATGTTCCTGGGCAAGCCGTTCCTGGTCCACCTGCCGGGCCAGGTCGTGGCGCTGGAGGTGTTCGGCCGGTCGGTTTACTGGGTTCCCGATCCGAGGCGGATCCGGTACATTCACTGA
- a CDS encoding PQQ-dependent sugar dehydrogenase, with protein sequence MGRVTELIGRIGSLFAAPEARRRGFRPAIDGLEGRWLLTTLPKGFAQSVVAQGLVRPSGMAMMPDGRILVIQQTGEVRVIRGGRLLPSPMLTVKTDAAGERGLLGIAVNPNFKANPSIFLYYTVPGSPAHNRVSRFRVSGDVADPASEADLLDLPALGDVHHNGGSLQFGKDHKLYIGVGDNRVSSNAQSLATPFGKVLRINADGTIPADNPFYNQTTGVNRAIWAVGLRNPFSMAVQPRTGRLFINDVGESTWEKIDRGARGANYGWPITENATGDPRFTAPLYAYDHGPAGVNGAAITGGVFYNPARPRFPRSFAGRYFFADIEGWVKVYNPANGAVRPFATGLAPNVDALNVDAAGNLYVLSQGDGPAAGTLVRIRFGRR encoded by the coding sequence ATGGGCCGTGTCACCGAACTCATCGGGCGGATCGGGAGCCTGTTCGCAGCGCCGGAGGCCAGGCGGCGAGGGTTCCGTCCGGCGATCGACGGGCTGGAGGGTCGGTGGCTGTTGACGACGCTGCCGAAGGGGTTCGCGCAGTCGGTCGTGGCCCAGGGCCTGGTGCGGCCGAGCGGGATGGCGATGATGCCGGACGGCCGGATCCTCGTCATCCAGCAGACGGGCGAGGTCCGGGTGATCCGGGGTGGCCGGCTCCTCCCCTCGCCGATGCTGACCGTGAAGACGGATGCGGCCGGGGAACGAGGCCTGCTCGGGATCGCGGTGAACCCCAACTTCAAAGCCAATCCCTCTATTTTCCTCTATTACACCGTGCCGGGTTCGCCGGCCCACAACCGGGTCAGCCGGTTCAGGGTCTCGGGGGACGTCGCCGACCCGGCGAGCGAGGCGGACCTCCTCGACCTCCCCGCGCTGGGGGACGTGCACCACAACGGCGGCTCGCTCCAGTTCGGCAAAGATCACAAGCTGTATATCGGCGTGGGGGACAACAGGGTCTCGTCCAACGCCCAGTCGCTGGCCACGCCTTTCGGCAAGGTGCTGAGGATCAACGCCGACGGGACGATCCCCGCCGACAACCCGTTCTACAACCAGACGACCGGCGTCAACCGCGCGATCTGGGCCGTCGGCCTCCGCAATCCGTTCTCCATGGCGGTGCAGCCGAGGACCGGGCGGCTCTTCATCAACGACGTCGGGGAATCCACCTGGGAGAAGATCGACCGGGGGGCCCGGGGTGCGAACTACGGCTGGCCGATCACCGAGAACGCGACCGGCGATCCCCGATTCACCGCCCCGCTCTACGCGTACGACCACGGGCCGGCTGGGGTCAACGGCGCCGCCATCACCGGCGGCGTCTTCTACAACCCCGCGCGGCCACGCTTCCCCCGGTCCTTCGCGGGCCGCTACTTCTTCGCCGACATCGAGGGCTGGGTGAAGGTCTACAATCCCGCCAACGGCGCCGTCCGGCCCTTCGCCACGGGGCTCGCCCCCAACGTGGACGCTCTGAACGTGGACGCCGCCGGCAACCTCTACGTCCTCAGCCAGGGCGACGGCCCGGCCGCGGGCACGCTGGTGCGGATCCGCTTCGGCCGGCGTTGA
- a CDS encoding glycosyltransferase family 9 protein yields the protein MIQNLAERLRSSRPRRICVIKPSSLGDIVHALPILPALRKLFPDARISWVVNQGFRSLLDGHPDLDEVIAYDRGGSGVSGRSVVATARLCGMLLDRRFDLTIDLQGLLRSGLMTAATRAGVRLGMADAREGATWFYTDLVTSSRLDTHAVDRVLQVASALGDDGPVARFTIPVSEDDRRWAVGALAGLPRPRLALNMGARWLTKRWPPEHFAEIARRAAMELGAGLVAVGSAEDRPLARAIRDGLGNVPCLDLTGKTSLRRLAAVARECDLFVSNDTGPLHLAAAAGATVVGIYTCTDPRRTGPYGANATVVRSCVWCAPSFRKSCDRLECFRELTPARVWPAVRQQLEKSRHGTIRPELPRKTSGPHHALRQFCNFEMDSL from the coding sequence GTGATCCAGAACCTCGCGGAGCGACTCCGCTCGAGCCGACCCCGCAGAATCTGCGTAATCAAGCCAAGCTCCCTGGGCGACATCGTCCACGCCCTGCCCATCCTTCCCGCGCTGCGCAAATTATTCCCCGACGCCCGGATTTCCTGGGTCGTGAATCAGGGATTCCGAAGCCTCCTCGACGGCCATCCGGACCTGGACGAGGTCATCGCCTATGACCGGGGCGGCTCGGGCGTCTCGGGGCGGAGCGTCGTCGCGACCGCGAGGCTGTGCGGCATGCTCCTCGATCGCCGGTTCGACCTGACGATCGACCTCCAGGGGCTCCTCCGGTCGGGCCTGATGACCGCCGCGACGCGGGCCGGCGTCCGCCTCGGCATGGCCGACGCCCGCGAAGGGGCGACGTGGTTCTACACCGACCTGGTCACGTCCTCGAGGCTCGACACACACGCCGTGGACAGGGTGCTCCAGGTCGCCTCCGCCCTCGGGGACGACGGGCCCGTCGCCCGGTTCACCATCCCCGTCTCCGAGGACGACCGGCGATGGGCCGTCGGGGCGCTCGCGGGCCTGCCTCGCCCCCGCCTGGCCCTGAACATGGGCGCCCGCTGGCTCACGAAACGCTGGCCGCCCGAGCATTTCGCCGAGATTGCACGCCGCGCGGCGATGGAGCTGGGCGCGGGCCTCGTCGCGGTCGGATCGGCCGAGGACCGCCCGCTCGCCCGGGCCATCCGGGATGGCCTGGGAAACGTCCCCTGCCTCGACCTGACCGGGAAGACGTCCCTGCGCCGGCTCGCGGCCGTGGCCCGGGAGTGCGACCTCTTCGTCTCCAACGACACCGGCCCGCTCCACCTTGCGGCGGCCGCGGGCGCGACGGTCGTCGGGATCTACACCTGCACCGACCCCCGCCGGACCGGCCCCTACGGCGCCAACGCCACCGTGGTCCGTAGTTGCGTCTGGTGTGCCCCGAGCTTCCGGAAATCCTGCGACCGCCTCGAGTGCTTCCGGGAGCTCACCCCCGCCCGGGTCTGGCCGGCCGTCCGCCAACAACTGGAAAAGAGCCGGCACGGCACCATCCGTCCCGAACTCCCCCGGAAGACGAGCGGCCCCCACCACGCATTGCGTCAGTTTTGCAATTTTGAAATGGACTCCCTGTAG
- the lptB gene encoding LPS export ABC transporter ATP-binding protein: protein MPLPEIRQGAEPSVSISSAPPDLPSSPLLEVRGLEKWYGRRQVVNGVDFEVAQGEVVGLLGPNGAGKTTSFRMTIGLIDSDGGTVKFDGRNVTKLPMYLRARAGMGYLAQDSSVFRQLSVEDNLMAILQTRPGMGRKQRKARQDELLDQFGLTKIRKTKANRVSGGERRRLEIARSLITEPKLIMLDEPFAGIDPKTVAEIQDQIRALVETYNIGILLTDHQFRETLEVTDRCYLIREGRVFAYGNREQILNNSDVRKHYIGERFDVGHLLERRKPNALEREPGYDAPGGSGTSSISTMRLPELPGRSGQHELPDVSSQQISTTELVVGPPPCGFADDDPFAALDQDAP from the coding sequence ATGCCGTTGCCGGAAATCCGCCAGGGCGCGGAGCCGTCCGTCTCGATTTCGTCCGCCCCGCCGGACCTGCCGAGCTCGCCGCTCCTGGAGGTCCGCGGGCTGGAGAAGTGGTACGGCCGCCGCCAGGTCGTCAACGGCGTCGACTTCGAGGTGGCCCAGGGCGAGGTCGTCGGCCTCCTCGGGCCCAACGGCGCCGGCAAGACGACGAGCTTCCGCATGACGATCGGCCTGATCGACAGCGACGGCGGCACCGTCAAGTTCGACGGCCGCAACGTCACGAAGCTCCCCATGTACCTCCGCGCCCGCGCGGGAATGGGCTACCTCGCGCAGGACTCCAGCGTCTTCCGCCAGCTCTCGGTGGAGGACAACCTGATGGCGATTCTCCAGACCCGACCCGGCATGGGCCGGAAGCAGCGGAAGGCCCGTCAGGACGAGCTGCTCGACCAGTTCGGCCTCACGAAGATCCGCAAGACGAAGGCCAACCGCGTCTCCGGCGGCGAGCGGCGGCGGCTCGAGATCGCCCGGTCGCTGATCACGGAGCCCAAGCTGATCATGCTCGACGAGCCATTCGCCGGCATCGATCCCAAGACCGTGGCCGAGATCCAGGACCAGATCCGCGCCCTGGTCGAGACCTACAACATCGGCATCCTCCTGACGGACCACCAGTTCCGCGAGACCCTGGAGGTCACCGACCGCTGCTACCTGATCCGCGAGGGCCGCGTCTTCGCCTACGGCAACCGGGAGCAGATCCTCAACAATTCCGACGTCCGCAAGCACTACATCGGAGAGCGTTTCGACGTCGGCCACCTCCTCGAGCGGCGGAAGCCCAACGCGCTGGAGCGCGAGCCGGGCTACGACGCCCCGGGCGGCTCCGGGACGTCGTCGATCAGCACCATGCGGCTCCCCGAGCTCCCGGGCCGGTCCGGCCAGCACGAGCTTCCGGACGTGTCCAGCCAGCAGATCAGCACCACGGAGCTCGTGGTCGGCCCGCCACCCTGCGGCTTCGCGGACGACGACCCGTTCGCGGCGCTCGACCAGGACGCCCCCTGA
- the lepA gene encoding translation elongation factor 4: MAFDPKYIRNFSIVAHIDHGKSTLADQLLLQSGAISQREFREQLLDDMDLERERGITIKARAVAINYDLDGRTYELNLIDTPGHVDFHYEVSRSLAACEGAILLVDATQGVQAQTVANAYLAIGNDLSIVPVLNKIDMQAARPEEIKEEIMHTLGIDPDDVLAVSAKTGLGVPDVFRAIIDRVPPPAGDPKGPLRAMIFDSKFDDYQGVVTYVRVVDGVLKVGQKIRMMAGGTEHEVIALGRFRPREVPCDELGVGQVGYVVANIKKLSDVRIGDTITQALGGASEALPGYQEPVPVVFCGLFPASHNQFDDLRTALQKLALNDSSFSFEPETSDALGFGFRCGFLGMLHMEIVQQRLERESNLALVQTAPNVTYEILTKQGETLHISNPTRIPDAGEVEEFREPIAKVNFIIPSDCIGVIMQLCEDRRGVYIKTEYLSTTRAILTYELPLAEMIYDLYDKLKSATRGYGTMDYELLGYRAGELCRLDILVAGQKVDALSVVVHRAHADRRGRKLVRKLKGEIDRHQFEVAIQAAIGSRVIARESISALRKNVTAKCYGGDISRKRKLLEKQKEGKKRMKQVGNVEISQEAFLSVLDDAED; this comes from the coding sequence ATGGCCTTTGATCCGAAGTACATCCGCAATTTCTCCATCGTCGCCCACATCGACCACGGCAAGAGCACGCTGGCCGACCAGCTGCTCCTTCAGTCGGGGGCGATCAGCCAGCGCGAGTTCCGCGAGCAGTTGCTCGACGACATGGACCTGGAGCGGGAGCGGGGGATCACGATCAAGGCGCGGGCCGTCGCCATCAATTACGACCTGGACGGCCGGACGTACGAGCTGAACCTCATCGACACGCCGGGCCACGTCGATTTCCACTACGAAGTCTCGCGGAGCCTGGCGGCCTGCGAGGGGGCCATCCTGCTCGTCGATGCGACCCAGGGCGTGCAGGCGCAGACGGTCGCCAACGCGTACCTGGCGATCGGCAACGACCTGTCGATCGTGCCGGTGCTGAACAAGATCGACATGCAGGCGGCTCGGCCGGAGGAGATCAAGGAAGAGATCATGCACACCCTCGGGATCGACCCGGACGATGTCCTGGCGGTGAGCGCCAAGACCGGCCTGGGCGTGCCCGACGTCTTCCGGGCGATCATCGACCGGGTCCCGCCGCCGGCGGGCGACCCGAAGGGTCCGCTGCGGGCCATGATCTTCGACTCCAAGTTCGACGACTATCAGGGGGTGGTCACCTACGTCCGGGTGGTGGACGGCGTCCTGAAGGTGGGCCAGAAGATCCGGATGATGGCCGGCGGCACCGAGCACGAGGTCATCGCCCTGGGGAGGTTCCGGCCCCGCGAGGTCCCCTGCGACGAGCTGGGGGTGGGCCAGGTCGGCTACGTCGTGGCCAACATCAAGAAGCTCTCCGACGTCCGGATCGGCGACACGATCACGCAGGCCCTCGGCGGGGCCTCGGAGGCGCTGCCCGGGTACCAGGAGCCGGTCCCCGTCGTCTTCTGCGGGCTCTTCCCGGCGTCGCACAACCAGTTCGACGACCTCCGCACCGCCCTCCAGAAGCTGGCGCTCAACGACTCCAGCTTCTCGTTCGAGCCGGAGACCTCCGACGCGCTGGGCTTCGGCTTCCGCTGCGGCTTCCTGGGCATGCTCCACATGGAGATCGTCCAGCAGCGGCTCGAGCGGGAGAGTAACCTCGCCCTCGTCCAGACCGCGCCCAACGTGACCTACGAGATCCTCACGAAGCAGGGCGAGACCCTGCACATCTCGAACCCGACCCGGATCCCCGACGCCGGCGAGGTCGAGGAGTTCCGCGAGCCGATCGCCAAGGTGAATTTCATCATCCCGTCGGACTGCATCGGGGTGATCATGCAGCTCTGCGAGGACCGTCGCGGGGTCTACATCAAGACGGAGTACCTCTCCACGACCCGGGCGATCCTCACCTACGAGCTGCCGCTCGCCGAGATGATCTACGACCTCTACGACAAGCTGAAGAGCGCCACGCGCGGCTACGGCACGATGGATTACGAGCTCCTCGGCTACCGCGCGGGCGAGCTCTGCCGGCTCGACATCCTGGTGGCCGGTCAGAAGGTGGACGCGCTCTCGGTGGTGGTCCATCGGGCGCACGCCGACCGCCGCGGCCGGAAGCTCGTCCGCAAGCTGAAAGGGGAGATCGACCGGCACCAGTTCGAGGTGGCGATCCAGGCGGCCATCGGCAGCCGGGTGATCGCCCGCGAGTCGATCTCTGCCCTCCGCAAGAATGTGACCGCCAAGTGCTACGGCGGCGACATTTCGAGAAAGCGCAAGCTCCTCGAGAAGCAAAAAGAGGGCAAGAAGCGTATGAAGCAGGTGGGGAACGTCGAGATCTCCCAGGAGGCCTTCCTGTCGGTGCTCGACGACGCGGAGGATTGA
- a CDS encoding FAD-dependent oxidoreductase, which yields MESYDLVVIGGGPAGIQGATTARILGKTVALVDRHHELGGAGANTGTVPSKTLRETAVVLSGLRSRDLYGVDLSLRRKATVADFLRHEQHVKQGLNARFNQQLEACSTCVFFGEATFLGPHTIHVRGRSSGEASDAHKEQAALDEDRIIRGEKILIATGSSPSRPGIFPFGPGVFDSDTLLNLCNLPETMAVLGAGTIGCEYACTFAALGTKVHLIDGRDALLPFLDREIAAALVAEMERAGIVFRWKERATSCVVEQAPCQGGPGRVRLGFDSGESLVVEEVLVAAGRVSNTATLKLEAAGVKVGEKGLIPVDPSFRTNVPHIYAAGDVIGFPALASTSIEQAQRAVQHAFGRSPAPGTPELLPHGIWTIPEIGYVGATEEELVKKGIPHVVGRASYADNPRGRILGDLAGFLKLLFRLPDLELLGAHMIGEQATDAIHIGMMAMFAQVRADQFDDMCFNLPTLGELYKYAAFEAILAAEKIGVDRPLPVAAPEAL from the coding sequence ATGGAATCGTATGATCTCGTGGTGATCGGTGGCGGGCCGGCGGGCATACAGGGGGCCACCACGGCGAGGATCCTCGGCAAGACCGTCGCCCTGGTGGACCGCCACCACGAGCTAGGCGGCGCGGGGGCCAACACGGGCACGGTGCCGAGCAAGACGCTCCGCGAGACGGCCGTCGTCCTCTCGGGCCTGCGATCCCGCGACCTCTACGGCGTGGACCTGTCGCTCCGCCGCAAGGCCACCGTGGCCGACTTCCTGCGCCACGAGCAGCACGTCAAGCAGGGCCTCAACGCGCGCTTCAACCAGCAGCTCGAGGCCTGCAGCACGTGCGTCTTCTTCGGCGAGGCCACCTTCCTGGGCCCGCACACGATCCACGTCCGGGGCCGGTCCAGCGGCGAGGCCTCGGACGCCCACAAGGAGCAGGCGGCCCTCGACGAGGACCGGATCATCCGCGGCGAGAAGATCCTCATCGCCACCGGCTCCTCGCCGAGCCGGCCGGGCATCTTCCCGTTCGGGCCGGGGGTCTTCGACTCCGACACCCTGCTCAACCTGTGCAACCTCCCGGAGACGATGGCGGTGCTCGGGGCCGGGACGATCGGCTGCGAGTACGCCTGCACGTTCGCGGCGCTCGGGACGAAGGTCCACCTGATCGACGGCCGGGACGCCCTGCTGCCGTTCCTCGACCGGGAGATCGCCGCGGCCCTCGTGGCCGAGATGGAGCGGGCGGGGATCGTCTTCCGATGGAAGGAGCGGGCCACGTCCTGCGTGGTCGAGCAGGCCCCCTGCCAGGGCGGCCCGGGGCGCGTCCGCCTCGGGTTCGACTCCGGCGAGTCCCTCGTCGTCGAGGAGGTCCTGGTCGCCGCCGGGCGGGTCAGCAACACGGCGACGCTCAAGCTGGAAGCCGCCGGCGTGAAGGTCGGGGAGAAGGGCCTGATCCCGGTGGACCCGTCATTCCGGACCAACGTCCCGCACATCTACGCCGCCGGCGACGTCATCGGCTTCCCGGCGCTGGCGTCCACGAGCATCGAGCAGGCCCAGCGCGCGGTCCAGCACGCCTTCGGCCGGTCCCCCGCGCCCGGGACGCCGGAGCTCCTGCCGCACGGGATCTGGACCATCCCGGAGATCGGCTACGTGGGGGCGACCGAGGAGGAGCTCGTCAAGAAGGGCATCCCCCACGTCGTCGGCCGGGCGTCGTACGCCGACAACCCCCGCGGCCGGATCCTCGGCGACCTGGCGGGCTTCCTCAAGCTCCTCTTCCGGCTCCCGGACCTCGAGCTGCTGGGGGCCCACATGATCGGCGAGCAGGCGACCGACGCCATCCACATCGGGATGATGGCCATGTTCGCCCAGGTCCGGGCCGATCAGTTCGACGACATGTGCTTCAACCTGCCGACCCTGGGCGAGCTGTACAAGTACGCCGCCTTCGAGGCGATCCTGGCCGCCGAGAAGATCGGGGTGGATCGCCCGCTGCCGGTCGCCGCGCCCGAGGCCCTCTGA